The segment ACAAACCGAAGGCAGAGTAGTGTCCCGAGTCAGGTATTCGCACATCAAGGCTGACCAGTATTTGTCGACTGGGAAGTGTTCGAAAACTGTTTGACAAGTAGCGGGCAAGCAAAGAGAACCCGCTCTGTCTTCAGAAATTCCGTGACCGTAATAGACTGGTCAGTATACGCATAGTTAGCCGGAACTACGAGAATGGCCATTACACCCGACCGAAACTCATCCCACCTTGCAGGTGAGTACTTCGTAGCTGCGGAGCTCTATCGGCGCGGATACTCAGTTGCGATGACCTTGGGTAATGCGAAGGCCATCGACCTGTTCGCTGAGCACGATGGCCGCACAGTGAATGTGCAAGTCAAGGCAATCGCGCGCCGGAAGAACGTCGGCTGGCCCATCATGCAGGACAGGGTAGTACCGGGAGTGATGTACGTGTTCGTGTGCTTGAACGAACCGCCTGATGCTCCGACGTACTTCATCGCCACCGCCGAGGAAGCGAGGTTGAAGGTCAAGCAGTACTCAACCCGAGGCATCATTGACCTCACTACCCTTCGCAACGAACAGTTCCTTGGACGCTGGGACAAGATCGAGGCGGCTCTGGCGCCCGCCATCGTCCGAGCGACGGACAGATCCCGGCGCGCGTCCGGCTAACAAACAATGGAGCCGGCACGCCTGTTGTCTCGTGCAATCATATCGCTGATGTGCGCGGCTCATTCGTAGCCCAACAACACAGCGAGCATGTCGCAACCGCGGGGGCGCACCTTCCGGTCAGACGCGCGCCCGAGCGTCATCGATCTTGACGCTCGGCTCCGCCATCGATAGAGTGATTGTGCAACACTATTCGTATCGATGGAGGTCGTATGGAGACGGTGGCGGTATCGCCCAAGTTCCAGGTCGTCATTCCGAAGCGGATTCGGGAAAAGCTGGGTCTGTCGCCCGGTCAGAAGGCACAGGCGATTCTGTACGGGGATCGAATCGAGCTCATCCCCGTACGGTCGATCAAGGGTATGCGAGGGTTCCTACAGGGCATCGCCACGACGGTCGAGCGTGAGGCGGATCGCCGATGAATGTTGTCGACTCGAGTGCGTGGCTGGAGTATTTCGCGAACGACTCGAATGCCTCGTTCCTCGCTCGGGCGATCGAACGGACGGAGAAGTTGCTAGTTCCATCCCTGGTGGTCTACGAGGTGTTCAAGAGGGTCCTCCAGCAACGAGATGAGGGCCACGCGCTCCAGGCGGTGGCTGTGATGCAGCAGGGTACCGTGGTTGATCTCGACGCCCGGCTAGCGCTCCTGGCCGCTCGCATCAGCCTGGAACGTAAGCTGCCGATGGCTGATAGCGTTTTTCTCGCCACAGCCCGAGTCTACGGGGCAACGGTGTGGACACAGGACGCGGATTTCAAGGACCTGCCCGGCGTCCAGTTTCGGAGGCACACGCCTTGAAGGGTGGGCGGGCTAATAGAGCAATGGGGACTGACGCCGGAATGTGGCGTTGCTCCGTTAGCGGGGGCTAAGCGGATGGACAACGATCTACACTTCGGTGATGCGTATCCGCCGCGCGAGATTGCGCGGAAAGTCGAGGGCCTCGGTGTGGCGAAGGCGCGCACCGATGCACTCACGCTGCTCGTCCTGGCCGTGCTGGCCGGCGCCTTCATTTCGCTAGGGGCTCTCTTCTTTATCGTCGTGGTGACCAAATCCACCCTTGGCTTCGGCATGACGCGGTTGGTCGGCGGCCTGAGCTTCTGCCTCGGACTGATCCTCGTCGTTGTCGCGGGCGCCGAGCTGTTCACCGGGAATAACCTCATCGCCATGGCCTGGGCGAGTAGACTGATCGGTACCCGAGCGGTCATGCGCAACTGGTTCCTGGCTTACCTGGGTAATGTGGGCGGCTGCCTGGCTACGGTAATGCTCGTCGTGTGGGCCAACGTTGCCGATCTGGGCGGGGGTGCTGTCGGTGAGACGGCCCTCAATATCGCTCGCGCGAAGGCCGATCTTTCGGTTATCGAGGCCTTCACGCGCGGCGTTTTGTGCAACGCGCTGGTGTGTCTGGCGGTGTGGCTTGCTATGGGCGGGCGTAGCGTGACCGACAAGATTCTGGCAATTCTCTTTCCCATTACCGCATTCGTGGCCATGGGCTTCGAGCACTCGATCGCAAACTGGTTCTTCCTGCCCCTCGGGCTCGCGCTGGATGGGGAAGGTACGGTGTCGGTCATCGGAGCAACGAGAAATATCGTCGCCGTGACCGCCGGCAACGTGGTCGGTGGGACCCTGCTGGTCGCCGGCGTGTACTGGGTGGCCTACTTACGAGGTGAGCGTCGGCCAAACGATGGGCCCTCCTAAATCCCGACTGGAGTGCGACCCTGTCGCCCGCGGGGTGCCCCCTACAAATCATGTTAGACGCGCTTAAACATGGGCGGTCCAACCCCTCGCTACAGTCGACCGCCTATCGGGCCACCAAGCCCGTCCTCCTGGCGCCGGCGGGCAGCCTCGCGGCTGCGCAGGTGGCGCTAGAGGCCGGTGCCGACGCCATCTACGTTGGCCTCAAAGGCTTTAGCCGCGGCGGACCCAGGAGCGAACTGACCTCCCTGGCGCTTCAGGACGTGCTGGTGGCGGCCCATGCGCAGGGCCGCCACGTGCAGGTTGCCCTCAATATCATCCCTAGCCAAGCCGAACGGCGAGACCTCGTGGAAAAGGTCGGGGAGCTGCTCGGGTGGGGGATCGATGGGGTCATCGTGAACGACGCGGGTCTTCTGGCTGAACTCCGTAGTCGGTACCCCAAACTTAGTATCACCGCCAGCATCGGCTGCGCCATCATGAACGAGGCCGATGTCGCCTTCTATCGCGACCTGGGGGCCGACGCGGTCGTACTTCCCGGTACCCTGACGCCTGATGAGATCGCTGCCTTCGCGCAGGTTCCCGATGTATTGATCGAAGTGATGAGCCATATGGTGCAAGAGTTCATTCTATTGGGCAGATGCTGGATGCCGAGCTATTACCGGCTGAATTCGAGTCCTATGGCATCCCAGTGTGAGGGCGTCAGTCGCCTGATGGGGAGCGTGAAGCGGGGAGGCGCCGGGGTGTGCTTCAAGATCTGCGAGCAGCCCTGGGAGCTTTACCGGGGAGAGCGATGCGTGGCCACACGGCTTCTGCCAAGCCGTCAGATCAGCGCGATCAATTACCTGGCCGATATCCTCAATGCCGGTGTCGATGTTGTCAAGC is part of the Candidatus Methylomirabilis limnetica genome and harbors:
- a CDS encoding AbrB/MazE/SpoVT family DNA-binding domain-containing protein, with protein sequence METVAVSPKFQVVIPKRIREKLGLSPGQKAQAILYGDRIELIPVRSIKGMRGFLQGIATTVEREADRR
- a CDS encoding formate/nitrite transporter family protein, with the translated sequence MDNDLHFGDAYPPREIARKVEGLGVAKARTDALTLLVLAVLAGAFISLGALFFIVVVTKSTLGFGMTRLVGGLSFCLGLILVVVAGAELFTGNNLIAMAWASRLIGTRAVMRNWFLAYLGNVGGCLATVMLVVWANVADLGGGAVGETALNIARAKADLSVIEAFTRGVLCNALVCLAVWLAMGGRSVTDKILAILFPITAFVAMGFEHSIANWFFLPLGLALDGEGTVSVIGATRNIVAVTAGNVVGGTLLVAGVYWVAYLRGERRPNDGPS
- a CDS encoding type II toxin-antitoxin system VapC family toxin; translated protein: MNVVDSSAWLEYFANDSNASFLARAIERTEKLLVPSLVVYEVFKRVLQQRDEGHALQAVAVMQQGTVVDLDARLALLAARISLERKLPMADSVFLATARVYGATVWTQDADFKDLPGVQFRRHTP
- a CDS encoding peptidase U32 family protein, which encodes MLDALKHGRSNPSLQSTAYRATKPVLLAPAGSLAAAQVALEAGADAIYVGLKGFSRGGPRSELTSLALQDVLVAAHAQGRHVQVALNIIPSQAERRDLVEKVGELLGWGIDGVIVNDAGLLAELRSRYPKLSITASIGCAIMNEADVAFYRDLGADAVVLPGTLTPDEIAAFAQVPDVLIEVMSHMVQEFILLGRCWMPSYYRLNSSPMASQCEGVSRLMGSVKRGGAGVCFKICEQPWELYRGERCVATRLLPSRQISAINYLADILNAGVDVVKLQGRGLAADLLAPLVQRYRLAIDSWMAGEPLPAFAEPCLEPSWTVMRR